Below is a window of Lacrimispora xylanolytica DNA.
GATCTGCTGGTCACCGCCTAAAGGACCGCTGTTGTAGCCCTTTACAGGAAGGCCTGTCTGATCGGTAATCATACGTGCTGTAGTGCCTGTCCCACAAAGCTTATGGTCTTTCAGGGTTTCATAGTGCTCTTTACACCAGTCCATGAGCTCATGTTTTTTATTGTCGTGAGCAATCAATGCAATATTCTTTGTTTTTTCTAAAGTGAGTGTAATAAAATCGTCCTGTAACATCCGGTTCCTCCTGTGGTTAGAAATGTGTTTTTTATCTGACGAAAGCTATGCCTGATTGGGCGTAACACTCTGCAGCGAATAAGTAATGGATAAATCTTTTCTGGAATATTCTTTTTTGAAATTCTGAATGATTCTCTTTAAAACATTCTCCCCGTTTTCATAGGTAGCTGTGGGAAGAAGCATTAAGTACTGGCTGACACTGTAACGGCTGAAGATATCACCCCGCCGAAGGGAATTACGTATGGATTCTCCAAGCTCGTCCATGGCTCTCGTCTGAACGGCTGGTTTTAACAGCTCTCCCTTTAAGTTACTGATGGTAAGAAGACATAAAAAGATAGAATCTCCGGTACGCTCAATGGCCCTGGTTTCTAGCTGATAAATGTCCCTGAACACAGAAGGTTCGCAGCAAAAAGCACCTTTGCTGGTACCGCCCTCTAATAGTATTTCCCGAATGTTGCTTAAATCCATGGTAATACCATGTTTTTTATCGCTGATCAGCTTATAAAGCTCCTTAAACCGAAGAGAAGGAGTAATGGCAAATTCATTATAGAACATATCATTGACTCTTTGATAATGCTCCATAGCCATAAGCTGATTTCCGCTCTGGTACAGAGCGCAGATTAAGTAGTAATGGCCGTCCTCGCCGTAAGGGTCGATGGCAATGGCCTGCTGGCATACCTCAATCATAGTGGGATAATCTTTTTTCTCATCCAGCATATTTAAGATCCGGTTTACAAGCTTTTGATAAAGGGTATGATAATAGGTATGAATGGGAACTACCCAGGTTTCCCATTCCGATTTTGGTAGAAAGTTACCCTTATACAAAGTAAAGGCTTCCATACAAAGGGAAAGCCGCTGGTCAAAGGTAAGCTCTAACGCTTCCGATTGTACACACAGATCTTCAAAACGGTCCGTATCACAGACGGTAGTAAGGTGTTTGGTCCACCCATAAGCCTTGCGGTTCTGGAAAATCAGCTCTTGTGTGGGATAGCCAAGTGGTTCCAATAGTTTCCGTACACGGAACATGAGGGTCTTTAATGCGCCTGCGGGATTGTTACTTCCTTCGTCCTTCCAAAACAGATCGATAAGTTCTTCCACAGGAATATCCCGCCCCCGAAAGGTGATAAGGTATTCCAAAAGACTCCAAGGTTTCTTTGCCTGGTTATTCTGATCCACAATAGCCTTATCCCCGATGGATATGGAGAATCCTCCCAGCATATTAACATAGATGACAGATTCCTGATTTTTCATAAGCATCTCCAAATGACGTTTTGTTACTTAAAGTATATAGAAAAATAAGAAAAAAGTCTAGCAGAGCTTATAAAAGATTGAGATTTTTTTGGTCATACGATATAATTAAGGAAAAAATTGCAGAAGTAAGGGAGGATTTGAATGGAAAAAAGAAAGCCGCCCATTGTTATTCTTATAATAGCCCTTGTTTTATTTGCTGCAGGCGCAAGTATCCTTTATTCCGACTACCGGGAAAAAGACAAAGAAAAGCGTCAATATGAAGACCTTGCGAAGCTGGCTACAGAAACAAGCAGGGAAGAATCGGAAGAGAGTACAGACAAAGCTTCAGAGGAAACTGCTGAAAATCAGTATGTTTCCCCCATTCAGTTTGATCAGTTAAAGGCGATGAACCCGGATATCGTCGGCTGGCTTAAAATCGAAGGCACTTCCATAGACTATCCAATCGTTCAGACCGATAATAACGAAACATATCTGGACACTGATTTTGAAGGCAAAAAGAATCCGTCTGGAGCCATATTTCTTGATTATGAAAGCGAACCTGATTTTTCTGGAAGGCATAACATATTATACGGTCATCATATGAAAAATGGATCCATGTTCAAGGACATCATTAAATATAAGGAAGAATCATTTTTTAAAGAACATCAAATAATAACCGTATACACACCAGACCGTGAATATCATCTTCGTCCCTTTACAGTCCTTTATACGGATGCAGACGGGGAAAGACGAAGAACCAAATTTGATACAGAGGAAGAGTTTCAGGGATATGTAGAGAAGATGACCAAAAAGGGCTTCTTTTATCAAACGCCTGACGTCCCCATAGGGACGCTGTGGTCCTTTGTCACTTGCAGCTATGAGCTGGCCGATGCAAGGACTATCCTATATGCCTATGAGGTGCCTCAGGTTGAAAAATAGAAAAGAGTGTGATATATTACATATAATTCTGTATACACTGCAGACTTGTAAAAAAGGAGATATGAGATGGGAAAATATTTTGGAACCGACGGCTTTCGTGGGGAAGCAAACGTCACACTGACAGTAGAGCATGCCTATAAGGTAGGACGCTTTTTAGGCTGGTACTATGGACAGAAAAATCCAGATGAAGTTTGCAGAATCGTAATAGGTAAAGATACAAGACGCAGCAGCTACATGTTTGAATACTCTCTGGTAGCAGGTCTTACCGCTTCTGGCGCAGATGCGTACCTTCTTCATGTTACGACGACTCCCAGCGTATCTTACGTGGTGAGAACCGAAGGCTTTTCCTGCGGTATCATGATTTCCGCCAGCCACAATCCTTTTTATGACAACGGCATCAAGGTCATGAATGAAAAGGGAGAGAAGCTGGAAGAGAGCGTTATCACTGAAATTGAACGGTATATTGACGGTGAGATGGGAGAACTTCCCCTGGCAACCCAGGATAAGATCGGCCGCACCGTGGACTTTGCAGCAGGAAGAAACCGTTACATCGGTTATTTGATTTCCACTGCAACCCGGTCCTTTAAAAATAAAAAAGTAGCCCTTGACTGTGCAAACGGAAGTGCTTCTGCCATTGCAAAGAATGTATTCGATGCTCTGGGAGCCGAGACACACGTCATCAGCAACGAACCCAACGGATTAAACATCAATACCGGCTGTGGTTCCACCCACATCGGCCAGCTTCAGAAATTTGTCAAGGAAGTAGGCGCTGACGTAGGCTTTGCTTATGATGGAGACGCAGACCGCTGCCTGGCTGTGGATGAACACGGCAACATCGTAGACGGCGACGGCATCATGTATATCTGCGGAAAATACATGAAGGAGCAGGGAACCTTAAAGAACAACAAGGTAGTCACTACCATTATGTCAAACTTCGGCCTTTATAAGGCATTCCAGCGGGAAGGCATTGACTATGAAAAGACCGCTGTAGGCGATAAATATGTATACGAAAATATGGTAGCAAACGGCAATTGCCTTGGCGGCGAGCAGTCCGGCCATATTATTTTCAGCAAGCATGCCACCACAGGAGACGGCATTCTTACATCCTTAAAGGTGATGGAAGTAATCTTAGAGAAAAAGGAGAGCCTTGGAAAGCTGGTCTCTGAATTTGAAGTATTCCCTCAGGTCCTTAAAAATGTCCGTGTTCACGATAAAACAGCTGCCCAGGATGATGAAGCAGTGATTGCAGAAGTAGAAAAGGTTGCAGAGCTTTTAGGTGAGAGCGGAAGAATTCTCCTTCGCCAGTCAGGCACTGAGCCAGTGGTTCGTGTTATGGTAGAAGCAGCAGACTTACACACCTGTGAGACTTATGTAGACCAGGTCATTGAAGTGATGAAACAAAAAGGTCATGTCATTTAACCTGTCATATTACGAATAAAGAAAGGCGAGCCAGTTTTTATAAAGAAAGCTGGCCAGCCTTTTTTCGTTACTATTTTCCAGCTTTTTTCCTATGCCCATTCGTTGTAAAATGGTTGGTTTCGTGATATGATATTTTTTAAATATGAAATATTTTGGGAGATCAGAACGTTATGGATAAAAAAGATATATCAAATTTAGGAGATCAGATCCTGGATTCGGTAGAAAGTGCAATCCGTTCCATGGATTTTAAGGGACTTAATAAAACCATTTCTGATTCCGTTAACGACGCCCTTGATGAAGCCAGAAGCCAGTTGAAAAAGCACGGAGATATGGGAAGATTCTCCTCTTATCGCTCCTACCACAGTGAGTCCAGTGAACGGAAGGAATCCTATGCCAGTGAGAAGATGAGCGAGGAATCAGAACCAGGCTACCAGGCGTTTCAAACCAGTAGAAGAAGGGATAGGAAAGCTTCCAAAGGACAAGCCATTTTACCTCGGGAAGAAGGAATTAAGATAAATAACAGTGGCCGTGTGGCAGGTATCCTCTTTACTATATTTGGCAGCATTGGCCTTTCACTCATTACCGTTGTTCTTCTTGTGACCTGGATGATTGCCATGATTGCAAAGCCGGATATCTGGCTCATGTTAGGCTCTACTCTAGTACTTGCTTCTTTTGGTACTTTTTTTGGTCTTATGCTAAAGGGTGGAATTGATATGGGAAGCCGGCAAAAACGTGGAAAGCTTTATGCAAAACAGGCCGGAAGAAAGATGTACTGCACCATTGAGGAGCTGGCGGCTCTCATTGGAAAATCGAAGGAGTTTGTCCGTAAGGACGTACAGAAAATGATTGAGCATAACATATTCTCTCATGCCTATCTGGATGAGCAGAAAACCTGTCTTATGCTAAGTGAGGATACCTACAAGCAGTACTTAGAATGTCAAAAAGCCTTAAAGGAAAGAAACGAAAGAGAAGCAGAGGAAGCACTCGTAAGTGCAAAAGAAGAGGGAACACAGAAGGTCTCCAAAGAATTCGAAGAGATGATGGAGGCTGGACGAAACTATTTGAGAATGCTTAAGGAAGCCAATGATGCCATCCCAGGAGAGGTCATTTCCAATAAGATTTCGGACCTTGAGGATGTCATAAGGCGGATTTTTGATACCGTATCAAAGCACCCGGAACAGGGGAAAGAGATGGAACGCTTTATGGATTACTATCTTCCCACCACCGTAAAGCTTGTAAACGCCTATCGGGATTTTGACAGTGCAGGCTCCAGAGGCGAGAATGTAAACTCCGCCAAGGCAGAGATTGAAACCACTCTGGATACCATTCAAAAGGCTTTTGAACGGCTTTTAGATGACTTATATGAGGATGCGGTCCTTGATGTAACTACCGACGCATCTGTGCTGCAGACCATGTTAAAAAAGGATGGATTTGCAGAAAGTGATTTCGCAGGAGGAAAGCAAAGATGAGCAAAGAGATTGATGAGATGTTAAAAGAAGCACCAGAACTGACCCTGACTCCATTTTCTGATTCTGTCGTAGAAACCACCGGGACAAAGGAAGAACTGCTTAACCTGGGTAAGGAGCCGGAATCTCTTCCCGAAGCTAACTTATCCCCGGAAGAAGAAAAGCTGGTGGCAGACTTTGCAGAAAAAATCGACTTATTAAATTCCAACCTGGTACTCCAGTACGGCGCCAATGCCCAGAAAAAGATCGCTGATTTCTCAGAGACTGCTCTGGAAAATGTAAAGTCAAAGGACTTGGGAGAAGTAGGCCAGATGCTTACGGATGTGGTGGTGGAGTTAAAAGGCTTTGAAACTGCGGAAGAGGAAAAAGGCTTCTTTGGTTTCTTTAAAAAGAGTGCCAACCGTCTGGATGCCATGAAATCAAAGTATGCCAAGGCAGAGACTAATGTAAATCAGATCTGCAAGGTGTTGGAAAACCATCAAATCCAGCTTTTAAAGGATATCGCATTACTGGATAAGATGTATGACTTAAATACCACGTACTTTAAGGAACTGACCATGTATATCCTGGCGGGAAAAAGAAAGCTGAAAAAGGCACAGCAGACAGAGCTTCCCCTGCTTCTTGATAAAGCAGCCAAAAGCGGTCTGCCTGAGGACGCCCAGGCCGCCAATGATATGGCCGCCATGTTAAACCGTTTTGAAAAGAAGATACATGATCTTGAGCTGACCCGTATGATTTCCATTCAGATGGCACCTCAGATCCGTCTCGTTCAAAATAACGATACCCTGATGACAGAGAAGATTCAGTCCACCCTGGTCAATACCATTCCTCTCTGGAAGAGTCAGATGGTACTTGCTATTGGCATCAACCATTCCGAACAGGCAGCCAGAGCTCAAAGAGAGGTTACAGACATGACCAACGAGCTCCTTCGAAAGAATGCAGAGGTATTAAAGACCGCGACCATAGAGACTGCCAAGGAATCTGAGCGGGGCATTGTTGATGTGGAGACCCTTAAGAAAACAAATGAATCCCTGATCTCGACCCTTGATGAGGTGGTGCGTATTCAGGCAGAGGGAAGACAAAAGCGTATGGATGCGGAAGCAGAGCTTGCCCGTATGGAAGGGGAACTGAAAAACAAATTATTACAGCTAAGTAAATAAGTGATAGCAAAAAAGGCTTGCAGCAGAAAAATTATTTTCTGGTTGTAAGCCTTCTTTACTCATGCTATAATAACATAACACTTTACCGTGACACATTGTCAGAGCACGGATGTGATTTTAATGAAAAGGAATGATGAAGATGGGGTTAGACCTATAAAAACCACGTTGTTCATTGTCAAAAAGTACAGCGTGATTTATCGACTCCAAAGCCTGTCATAGTGTTTGCATGAGAAACGAAACAGCTATTTATGGCAGAATCCGGTTTACCCGGAACAGACAGACAAGTGAAAGATTATGGAGGAGATAAGACATGTTGAATTATGAAAGATATAAACGAGTACCGGTTATGAACTACCCGGAAAGACAATGGCCCGGCAACGAGATTAAGAAGGCACCAATCTGGTGCAGCGTGGATTTAAGAGATGGAAATCAGGCTCTGACTGAGCCAATGGTAGTCGAAGAAAAGATTGAGATGTTTCAGCTTCTTATTAAGCTGGGCTTTAAGGAAATCGAGGTCGGTTTTCCGGCAGCGTCCCAGATTGAGTTTGACTTTTTAAGACAGCTTGTGGAACGGAAGTTAATTCCGGATGATGTGGTGGTTCAGGTCCTTGTTCAGTGCAGGGAGCATTTGGTTAAGAGAACCTTTGAAGCCTTAAAGGGCGTAAAAAAGGCAATCGTTCATATTTATAACTCCACCTCAACCCTTCAGCGCGATGTGGTATTTAAAAAGGATATGGATGAGATTAAGGCCATAGCTATACAGGGTGCGGAATGGGTGAAGCAGTACATGAAGGACTTTGACGGAGAAGTGGTACTTGAATATTCTCCTGAAAGCTTTACCGGAACCGAACTGGAATTTGCACTTGATATCTGCAATGCAGTTCAGGAAACCTGGGGAGCCACTCCTGATAAGAAAATTATCTTTAATCTTCCATCTACCGTAGAGATGACGACACCTAATGTCTATGCGGATCGGATTGAATGGATGAATCAGCGCTTTAAGAATCGTGAAAGCATTATCTTAAGCGTACATCCCCATAATGACCGTGGAACCGGAGTTGCAGCTGCAGAGCTTGCCATTCTTGCCGGAGCTGAACGAGTGGAAGGCACTCTGTTTGGCAATGGAGAGAGAACCGGAAATCTTGATATATTGACGGTAGCTTATAATTTATTCTCCCAGGGAATCAATCCGGAACTTCATCTTGAGAATATCCGTGAGATTTCCGAGGTATACGAGCGTTGTACCAAGATGGAGGTAGGGCCAAGACACCCATATGCAGGAAAGCTTGTTTTCACCGCATTTTCCGGTTCCCACCAGGATGCCATCAACAAAGGCATGCAGGCCATGCGGGAAAGAAAGAATGCTTACTGGGAGGTTCCTTACCTGCCCATTGATCCGGCCGATATCGGAAGACAGTATGAGCCGGTGGTCCGCATCAACAGCCAGTCCGGAAAGGGCGGCGTAGCCTTTGTTATGGATACCTTTTATGGCTTCAAGCTTCCAAAAGGCATGCACAAGGAATTTGCCGATGTCATTCAGGCTATTTCCGAAAAGCAGGGTGAGGTTGCTCCAGAGCAGATTCTTGATGAGTTTAACAGCAACTACGTGGATAGAAAAGAACCCATTCACTTCCTTAAGGCCCAGATCACTGAGGCAGAGGAGGATGTGGAATTCTCTACCTTCGCAAGAGTCCGTTACATGGATCACGGCGTAGAAAAGGTATTCGAGGGAGTCGGAAACGGTCCTATCGATGCGGTTCAAAAAGGCCTTGAGAAAGAGCTTGATATTGAAATCCGTGTACTTGATTACAACGAGCACGCTCTTGCTTCAGGTTCTGGTGCAAAGGCTGCTTCCTATATCCACTTGCTGGATGTACGCTCCGGAAAGACAACTTACGGCGTAGGAATCAGTTCCAACATTACCAGATCCTCTATCCGAGGCATTTTCAGTGCAGTAAACCGGTTATTCTATTAAATAGAAATACGGGGCCAGCTTAAGACGCGGCCCCGTCTTTTTGCAGTTCAACAAAATATTT
It encodes the following:
- the glmM gene encoding phosphoglucosamine mutase, which translates into the protein MGKYFGTDGFRGEANVTLTVEHAYKVGRFLGWYYGQKNPDEVCRIVIGKDTRRSSYMFEYSLVAGLTASGADAYLLHVTTTPSVSYVVRTEGFSCGIMISASHNPFYDNGIKVMNEKGEKLEESVITEIERYIDGEMGELPLATQDKIGRTVDFAAGRNRYIGYLISTATRSFKNKKVALDCANGSASAIAKNVFDALGAETHVISNEPNGLNINTGCGSTHIGQLQKFVKEVGADVGFAYDGDADRCLAVDEHGNIVDGDGIMYICGKYMKEQGTLKNNKVVTTIMSNFGLYKAFQREGIDYEKTAVGDKYVYENMVANGNCLGGEQSGHIIFSKHATTGDGILTSLKVMEVILEKKESLGKLVSEFEVFPQVLKNVRVHDKTAAQDDEAVIAEVEKVAELLGESGRILLRQSGTEPVVRVMVEAADLHTCETYVDQVIEVMKQKGHVI
- the srtB gene encoding class B sortase, giving the protein MEKRKPPIVILIIALVLFAAGASILYSDYREKDKEKRQYEDLAKLATETSREESEESTDKASEETAENQYVSPIQFDQLKAMNPDIVGWLKIEGTSIDYPIVQTDNNETYLDTDFEGKKNPSGAIFLDYESEPDFSGRHNILYGHHMKNGSMFKDIIKYKEESFFKEHQIITVYTPDREYHLRPFTVLYTDADGERRRTKFDTEEEFQGYVEKMTKKGFFYQTPDVPIGTLWSFVTCSYELADARTILYAYEVPQVEK
- a CDS encoding BTAD domain-containing putative transcriptional regulator, which produces MKNQESVIYVNMLGGFSISIGDKAIVDQNNQAKKPWSLLEYLITFRGRDIPVEELIDLFWKDEGSNNPAGALKTLMFRVRKLLEPLGYPTQELIFQNRKAYGWTKHLTTVCDTDRFEDLCVQSEALELTFDQRLSLCMEAFTLYKGNFLPKSEWETWVVPIHTYYHTLYQKLVNRILNMLDEKKDYPTMIEVCQQAIAIDPYGEDGHYYLICALYQSGNQLMAMEHYQRVNDMFYNEFAITPSLRFKELYKLISDKKHGITMDLSNIREILLEGGTSKGAFCCEPSVFRDIYQLETRAIERTGDSIFLCLLTISNLKGELLKPAVQTRAMDELGESIRNSLRRGDIFSRYSVSQYLMLLPTATYENGENVLKRIIQNFKKEYSRKDLSITYSLQSVTPNQA
- a CDS encoding 5-bromo-4-chloroindolyl phosphate hydrolysis family protein — its product is MDKKDISNLGDQILDSVESAIRSMDFKGLNKTISDSVNDALDEARSQLKKHGDMGRFSSYRSYHSESSERKESYASEKMSEESEPGYQAFQTSRRRDRKASKGQAILPREEGIKINNSGRVAGILFTIFGSIGLSLITVVLLVTWMIAMIAKPDIWLMLGSTLVLASFGTFFGLMLKGGIDMGSRQKRGKLYAKQAGRKMYCTIEELAALIGKSKEFVRKDVQKMIEHNIFSHAYLDEQKTCLMLSEDTYKQYLECQKALKERNEREAEEALVSAKEEGTQKVSKEFEEMMEAGRNYLRMLKEANDAIPGEVISNKISDLEDVIRRIFDTVSKHPEQGKEMERFMDYYLPTTVKLVNAYRDFDSAGSRGENVNSAKAEIETTLDTIQKAFERLLDDLYEDAVLDVTTDASVLQTMLKKDGFAESDFAGGKQR
- the leuA gene encoding 2-isopropylmalate synthase, producing MLNYERYKRVPVMNYPERQWPGNEIKKAPIWCSVDLRDGNQALTEPMVVEEKIEMFQLLIKLGFKEIEVGFPAASQIEFDFLRQLVERKLIPDDVVVQVLVQCREHLVKRTFEALKGVKKAIVHIYNSTSTLQRDVVFKKDMDEIKAIAIQGAEWVKQYMKDFDGEVVLEYSPESFTGTELEFALDICNAVQETWGATPDKKIIFNLPSTVEMTTPNVYADRIEWMNQRFKNRESIILSVHPHNDRGTGVAAAELAILAGAERVEGTLFGNGERTGNLDILTVAYNLFSQGINPELHLENIREISEVYERCTKMEVGPRHPYAGKLVFTAFSGSHQDAINKGMQAMRERKNAYWEVPYLPIDPADIGRQYEPVVRINSQSGKGGVAFVMDTFYGFKLPKGMHKEFADVIQAISEKQGEVAPEQILDEFNSNYVDRKEPIHFLKAQITEAEEDVEFSTFARVRYMDHGVEKVFEGVGNGPIDAVQKGLEKELDIEIRVLDYNEHALASGSGAKAASYIHLLDVRSGKTTYGVGISSNITRSSIRGIFSAVNRLFY
- a CDS encoding toxic anion resistance protein, which produces MSKEIDEMLKEAPELTLTPFSDSVVETTGTKEELLNLGKEPESLPEANLSPEEEKLVADFAEKIDLLNSNLVLQYGANAQKKIADFSETALENVKSKDLGEVGQMLTDVVVELKGFETAEEEKGFFGFFKKSANRLDAMKSKYAKAETNVNQICKVLENHQIQLLKDIALLDKMYDLNTTYFKELTMYILAGKRKLKKAQQTELPLLLDKAAKSGLPEDAQAANDMAAMLNRFEKKIHDLELTRMISIQMAPQIRLVQNNDTLMTEKIQSTLVNTIPLWKSQMVLAIGINHSEQAARAQREVTDMTNELLRKNAEVLKTATIETAKESERGIVDVETLKKTNESLISTLDEVVRIQAEGRQKRMDAEAELARMEGELKNKLLQLSK